A stretch of Vigna angularis cultivar LongXiaoDou No.4 chromosome 4, ASM1680809v1, whole genome shotgun sequence DNA encodes these proteins:
- the LOC108330947 gene encoding cytokinin dehydrogenase 3 codes for MVAENHPSPTYFILLLITITRLISTVGKTSQWKAVLPAELAEVDEDVFDKLRGDSEALQGRASKDYGNIAREVPLAVFHPASAQDIAHLIKASYRGAVPFKVAARGQGHSTRGQAMARGGVVVDMAGFRERGSGVGIRVSNTVDPSVGYFHYADVGGEQLWIDVLHATLEHGLAPLSWTDYLYLTVGGTLSNAGISGQTFRFGPQISTVREMDVITGKGESVTCSSQTNSELFHAVLGGLGQFGIITRARIALAPAPKRVKWVRLLYNEFSDFTKDQEQLISITGRKQNIAVDYVEGSLLMHQGPINNWRSSFFPLADHGRIISLVTQHSVLYCLEVAKYYDGQSENNVDKELQVLLQGLSYIPGFYYEKDVSYVEFLNRVRGGELKLQSQGLWDVPHPWLNLFIPKSQIMDFDSGVFKNIILKRNITTGPVLVYPMNRNKWDNRMSASIPDEEIFYTVGFLHSSGFDNWKDYDTQNKEILQFCNDAGINIKQYLPHYRTQEDWTKHFGPKWRTFVERKQQFDPRMILSPGQRIFNN; via the exons ATGGTAGCTGAGAACCACCCTTCCCCCACATACTTCATCCTCTTACTCATAACCATCACGCGTTTGATCTCCACTGTCGGAAAAACCTCCCAATGGAAGGCTGTTTTACCTGCCGAGCTTGCCGAAGTAGACGAGGATGTCTTTGACAAGCTCCGAGGAGACTCGGAAGCTCTTCAGGGAAGAGCTTCTAAGGACTACGGCAACATAGCTCGGGAAGTCCCACTGGCGGTCTTCCACCCGGCGTCGGCGCAGGACATCGCACACCTGATCAAGGCGTCGTACAGGGGGGCTGTCCCCTTCAAGGTGGCGGCGAGGGGACAAGGGCACTCCACGCGGGGGCAGGCGATGGCACGTGGCGGCGTGGTGGTGGACATGGCAGGGTTCAGAGAGAGGGGCAGTGGGGTGGGGATAAGGGTGAGCAACACGGTGGACCCTTCGGTTGGTTACTTTCACTACGCTGATGTCGGAGGGGAACAACTTTGGATCGATGTTCTTCACGCCACGCTCGAGCATGGACTTGCACCTCTCTCTTGGACTGATTACTTGTACTTGACAGTGGGAGGAACTCTCTCCAATGCTGGCATCAGTGGCCAAACCTTCCGCTTTGGTCCTCAAATCTCCACTGTTCGTGAAATGGATGTCATCACTG GAAAGGGAGAATCTGTGACCTGCTCTTCTCAGACAAATTCGGAGTTGTTTCACGCTGTTCTTGGAGGTTTAGGACAATTTGGAATTATAACAAGGGCAAGAATTGCTCTTGCTCCAGCTCCCAAGAGG GTTAAATGGGTTAGACTTTTGTACAATGAGTTTTCTGATTTTACAAAAGACCAAGAACAATTAATCTCAATCACTGGAAGGAAACAAAATATTGCAGTTGATTATGTGGAAGGGTCGTTGCTGATGCACCAAGGACCCATAAATAATTGGAGATCTTCTTTCTTCCCTTTAGCCGACCATGGTCGAATAATTTCACTAGTAACTCAACACAGCGTCCTCTATTGCCTAGAAGTTGCCAAATATTATGATGGCCAAAGTGAAAACAACGTGGACAAG GAACTCCAAGTTTTACTCCAAGGACTGAGCTACATCCCTGGATTTTACTACGAAAAAGATGTCTCATACGTTGAGTTCTTGAACAGAGTCCGAGGTGGAGAGTTGAAGCTACAGTCACAGGGACTGTGGGATGTTCCTCACCCTTGGCTCAATTTGTTCATACCAAAATCTCAAATCATGGATTTTGACTCAGGCGTGTTCAAGAACATCATCCTTAAACGAAACATCACCACAGGACCTGTCTTGGTTTACCCCATGAACAGAAACAA gTGGGACAATAGGATGTCAGCATCAATACCAGACGAGGAAATCTTCTACACAGTTGGGTTTTTGCATTCAAGTGGGTTTGATAATTGGAAGGACTATGATactcaaaataaagaaattctGCAGTTTTGTAATGATGCTGGGATCAATATTAAGCAATATCTTCCCCACTACCGCACACAAGAAGATTGGACAAAGCATTTTGGCCCTAAATGGAGGACTTTTGTAGAAAGAAAACAGCAGTTTGATCCTAGAATGATTCTATCACCTGGACAAAGAATCTTTAACAATTAA